Proteins from a genomic interval of Sphingopyxis sp. QXT-31:
- a CDS encoding YcgN family cysteine cluster protein, producing MGEVTARRFWDMPLASLDAGEWEALCDGCGKCCLHKLEDEDTGRIYPTNVACRLLDLQTARCGDYKHRRRHVPDCLTLTKASVADIEWLPQSCAYRLRAEDRPLPDWHYLVSGDRDAVHRAGQSIVGWTVAEQVAGPLENHLVERIV from the coding sequence ATGGGTGAAGTGACGGCGCGGCGCTTCTGGGACATGCCGCTCGCCAGCCTCGACGCCGGCGAATGGGAGGCCTTGTGCGACGGCTGCGGCAAATGCTGCCTGCACAAATTGGAGGATGAGGACACGGGCCGCATCTATCCGACCAATGTCGCGTGCCGCCTGCTCGACCTCCAGACCGCGCGCTGCGGCGACTACAAGCACCGGCGGCGCCACGTCCCCGATTGCCTGACGCTGACCAAGGCAAGTGTCGCCGACATCGAATGGCTGCCGCAAAGCTGCGCCTATCGCCTGCGCGCCGAGGACCGGCCGCTGCCCGACTGGCATTATCTGGTCAGCGGCGACCGCGACGCGGTGCACCGCGCGGGCCAGTCGATCGTGGGCTGGACGGTCGCCGAACAGGTCGCGGGGCCGCTGGAAAATCATCTTGTCGAACGCATCGTCTGA
- a CDS encoding alkene reductase, with the protein MSVTLFDPIKLGAIEAPNRIIMAPLTRGRAGPGFVPNELAREYYRQRASAGLIISEATGISQEGLGWPSAPGLWTDAQVEGWKPVTEAVHEAGGRIVAQLWHMGRLVHSVFNDGKPPVSASATVGEGRAHTPVGRRDLEVARPLELQEIPRVIADYVHAAENAKKAGFDGVQLHGANGYLIDQFLRDNSNLRDDDYGGSAQNRIRLLREVTEALIGVWGKDRVSVRLSPNGATQGVDDSAPEKLFPAAAAALSELGIAFLELREPGPEGTFGKTDVPKQSPAIRAAFKGPLILNSDYDAALAEEAVASGRADAIAFGRPFIGNPDLVERIRAGAEWSADNPQTWYSAGPEGYTDYPALQVA; encoded by the coding sequence ATGTCCGTGACTTTGTTCGATCCGATCAAGCTGGGCGCCATCGAGGCGCCGAACCGCATCATCATGGCGCCGCTGACGCGCGGCCGGGCCGGCCCCGGCTTCGTGCCCAACGAGCTTGCACGCGAATATTATCGCCAGCGCGCCTCGGCGGGCCTGATCATCTCCGAAGCCACCGGCATTTCGCAGGAAGGCCTTGGCTGGCCGAGCGCGCCGGGCCTGTGGACCGACGCGCAGGTCGAGGGCTGGAAGCCCGTGACCGAAGCCGTCCACGAAGCCGGCGGGCGCATCGTCGCGCAGCTGTGGCACATGGGCCGCCTCGTCCATTCGGTGTTCAACGACGGCAAGCCGCCGGTGTCGGCTTCGGCGACGGTCGGCGAGGGCCGCGCGCACACCCCGGTCGGCCGCCGCGACCTCGAGGTCGCGCGGCCGCTCGAGCTCCAGGAGATTCCGCGCGTGATCGCCGATTATGTCCATGCAGCGGAGAATGCGAAAAAGGCGGGCTTCGACGGGGTGCAGCTGCACGGCGCCAACGGCTATCTGATCGACCAGTTCCTGCGCGACAATTCGAACCTGCGCGACGATGATTATGGCGGCTCGGCCCAAAACCGCATCCGCCTGCTGCGCGAAGTCACCGAAGCGCTGATCGGCGTGTGGGGCAAGGACCGCGTGTCGGTGCGCCTGTCGCCCAACGGCGCCACCCAAGGCGTCGATGATAGCGCGCCCGAAAAGCTCTTCCCGGCCGCCGCGGCGGCGCTGAGCGAGCTCGGCATCGCCTTCCTCGAGCTGCGCGAACCCGGTCCCGAGGGGACGTTCGGCAAGACCGACGTGCCCAAACAGTCGCCGGCGATCCGCGCGGCGTTCAAGGGGCCGCTGATCCTCAACAGCGACTATGATGCCGCACTCGCCGAAGAGGCGGTCGCGAGCGGGCGCGCCGACGCGATCGCCTTTGGGCGTCCGTTCATCGGCAATCCCGATTTGGTCGAGCGGATTCGCGCGGGCGCCGAATGGTCGGCGGACAATCCGCAGACCTGGTATTCGGCGGGCCCCGAAGGCTACACCGACTATCCGGCGCTGCAGGTGGCGTAA
- a CDS encoding M48 family metallopeptidase, producing the protein MSNASSELKAAEGPHIRVGETLWPVRLVHHAQSRRYRLVFDAARAELRLTLPRRGSAAKALRWASEQQDWLAEQVGKAVVPVEIGPGSTVPLFGIDRLIAWNPGLPRAVRLDGDTLYLGGPADGVGRRVERWLKAQALDLMAAESRDIAGRAGLALGRIGIGDPRSRWGSCTATGDLRYSWRLVMAPDHVRRATVAHEVAHLRHMDHGRAFHALVNELHDGDVAAARTWLRREGRGLHRYRFG; encoded by the coding sequence TTGTCGAACGCATCGTCTGAGCTGAAGGCGGCCGAGGGCCCGCATATCCGCGTGGGCGAGACGCTGTGGCCGGTGCGCTTGGTCCATCATGCGCAGTCGCGCCGCTACCGCCTCGTATTCGACGCCGCGCGCGCCGAGCTCCGCCTGACCCTGCCACGTCGCGGCAGCGCGGCGAAGGCGCTGCGCTGGGCGAGCGAGCAGCAGGACTGGCTGGCCGAGCAGGTGGGCAAGGCCGTGGTGCCGGTCGAGATCGGCCCCGGATCGACCGTGCCCCTGTTCGGCATCGACCGGCTTATCGCATGGAACCCGGGGCTGCCGCGTGCGGTTCGCCTTGACGGCGACACCCTGTATCTCGGCGGCCCCGCCGACGGTGTCGGCCGCCGCGTTGAGCGCTGGCTGAAGGCGCAGGCGCTCGACCTGATGGCCGCGGAAAGCCGCGACATCGCGGGGCGCGCCGGACTTGCCCTCGGCCGCATCGGCATCGGCGACCCGCGCAGCCGCTGGGGCAGCTGCACCGCGACCGGCGACCTGCGCTACAGCTGGCGGCTCGTCATGGCACCCGACCATGTCCGCCGCGCGACCGTCGCGCACGAGGTCGCGCATTTGCGCCACATGGACCATGGCCGCGCCTTCCACGCGCTCGTCAACGAACTCCACGACGGCGACGTCGCCGCGGCGCGGACCTGGCTGCGCCGCGAAGGGCGCGGTCTGCACCGGTATAGGTTTGGCTGA
- the ribB gene encoding 3,4-dihydroxy-2-butanone-4-phosphate synthase, with product MSTQLIERIRAIVDDGAMSRSGLARAAGLHANSLRDLDSPGWNPTADTLRKLENWLAHGSDLSPMASPEEIIAEARNGRMFILVDDEDRENEGDLVIPAQMATPDAINFMATHGRGLICLTLTRARVDMLGLELMSRQNGTRHETAFTTSIEAREGVTTGISAGDRARTVAVAIDAGKTRDDIVTPGHVFPLIARDGGVLVRAGHTEASVDIARLAGLNPSGVICEIMNDDGTMARLDDLVPFARRHGLKIGTIADLIAYRNRSDRLVECVADEPFESDYGGDWRLKSYRNKIDGSVNLVLQKGPVDPEGVTLVRMHAVSIFDDIMGRPGPKKRRLQRSMDAIGEAGSGVIVMLMRPLPGSADAEAAPAPTGGMDLRTYGIGAQILADLGVHAMELLTPTHSNIVGLEGYGLSVVGERPIPGES from the coding sequence ATGTCCACACAACTCATCGAGCGCATCCGCGCCATCGTCGATGACGGCGCCATGTCCCGTTCGGGGCTCGCGCGCGCCGCCGGTCTCCACGCCAACAGCCTGCGCGACCTCGATTCGCCGGGCTGGAACCCGACGGCGGATACGCTGCGCAAGCTCGAGAATTGGCTCGCGCACGGCAGCGACCTGTCGCCGATGGCCAGCCCTGAGGAAATCATCGCCGAGGCGCGCAACGGCCGCATGTTCATTCTCGTCGACGACGAGGATCGCGAAAATGAGGGCGACCTCGTCATCCCCGCGCAGATGGCGACCCCCGACGCGATCAACTTCATGGCGACGCATGGCCGCGGCCTCATCTGCCTGACGCTGACCAGGGCGCGCGTCGACATGCTGGGGCTCGAACTGATGAGCCGCCAGAACGGCACGCGCCACGAAACCGCCTTCACCACCTCGATCGAGGCGCGCGAGGGCGTTACCACGGGCATTTCGGCGGGCGACCGCGCGCGCACCGTGGCGGTCGCGATCGACGCCGGCAAGACGCGCGACGATATCGTCACCCCGGGCCATGTCTTTCCGCTGATCGCGCGCGACGGCGGCGTGCTCGTGCGCGCCGGCCACACCGAGGCATCGGTCGACATCGCGCGGCTCGCCGGGCTCAACCCGTCGGGCGTGATCTGCGAGATCATGAACGACGACGGCACGATGGCGCGGCTCGACGATCTCGTCCCCTTCGCGCGGCGCCACGGGCTGAAGATCGGCACGATCGCCGACTTGATCGCCTATCGCAATCGCAGCGACCGGCTGGTCGAATGCGTCGCCGACGAACCGTTCGAATCGGACTATGGCGGCGACTGGCGGCTCAAATCCTATCGCAACAAGATCGACGGCAGCGTCAATCTGGTGTTGCAGAAGGGGCCGGTCGATCCCGAGGGCGTGACGCTGGTCCGCATGCATGCGGTGTCGATCTTCGACGACATCATGGGCCGCCCGGGTCCGAAGAAGCGCCGCCTGCAACGCTCGATGGACGCTATCGGCGAAGCGGGGTCGGGGGTCATCGTGATGCTGATGCGTCCGTTGCCCGGTTCGGCCGACGCCGAGGCGGCCCCTGCGCCGACCGGCGGCATGGACCTCAGAACCTATGGCATCGGCGCGCAGATCCTCGCCGACCTCGGCGTCCATGCGATGGAATTGCTCACCCCCACCCACAGCAATATCGTCGGGCTCGAAGGCTATGGCCTGTCGGTCGTCGGCGAACGCCCCATTCCCGGAGAATCCTGA
- the ribH gene encoding 6,7-dimethyl-8-ribityllumazine synthase, which translates to MAHVLIVEARFYSHLNDMLLDGVRSALEAEGHSHETVTVPGALEVPAAISLAADSGRYDAYVALGVVIRGETYHFEVVSNESARGIMALTLDGLAIGNGILTVENEEQALARADKTRKDKGGEATKAALAMLALKEQFGIG; encoded by the coding sequence ATGGCCCATGTCCTGATCGTCGAAGCGCGCTTCTATTCCCACCTGAACGACATGCTGCTGGACGGCGTGCGCTCGGCGCTCGAAGCCGAAGGGCACAGCCACGAGACGGTGACCGTCCCCGGCGCGCTGGAAGTGCCCGCAGCGATTTCGCTGGCCGCCGACAGCGGACGCTACGACGCTTATGTCGCGCTCGGCGTCGTGATTCGCGGCGAAACCTATCATTTCGAGGTCGTCTCGAACGAGAGCGCGCGCGGCATCATGGCGCTGACGCTCGACGGGCTGGCGATCGGCAACGGCATCCTCACCGTCGAGAATGAAGAGCAAGCGCTTGCGCGCGCCGACAAGACGCGCAAGGATAAGGGCGGCGAAGCGACGAAGGCCGCGCTCGCGATGCTGGCCCTGAAGGAGCAGTTCGGCATTGGCTGA
- a CDS encoding COQ9 family protein, which translates to MASTLPADPTLEEIRAALAPLIAANAAFDGFGEAALADAAARAAVDSDVARLAFPGGGRDMVDAWFADIDAAMAAKWPAEKLATLKIRERITTLVEARIDLLAPNREALRRALALLALPTNIPFAAKLGWRAADLMWRLAGDTATDYNHYSKRAILGSVYGATTAVFLNDESEGHADTRAFLARRIDQVMRFEGWKHRRAATKVERPSLARFVGRLRYPGR; encoded by the coding sequence ATGGCTTCCACCCTGCCCGCCGACCCCACGCTCGAAGAGATTCGCGCCGCGCTCGCACCGCTGATCGCCGCGAACGCCGCCTTCGATGGCTTCGGCGAAGCCGCCCTGGCCGACGCCGCGGCGCGGGCCGCGGTCGATTCCGATGTCGCGCGGCTCGCCTTTCCCGGCGGCGGGCGCGACATGGTCGACGCCTGGTTCGCCGATATCGACGCGGCGATGGCCGCGAAATGGCCCGCCGAAAAGCTTGCCACGCTCAAGATTCGCGAACGCATCACGACGCTGGTCGAAGCCCGGATCGACCTGCTCGCGCCGAATCGCGAGGCGCTGCGCCGCGCCTTGGCGCTGCTCGCCTTGCCGACCAATATTCCCTTCGCCGCGAAGCTGGGCTGGCGCGCCGCCGACCTGATGTGGCGCCTCGCGGGCGACACCGCGACCGACTATAATCACTACAGCAAGCGCGCCATCCTCGGCAGCGTCTATGGCGCGACGACGGCGGTGTTCCTGAACGACGAGAGCGAGGGCCACGCCGACACCCGCGCCTTTCTCGCGCGCCGCATCGATCAGGTGATGCGCTTCGAAGGCTGGAAGCACCGCCGCGCCGCGACGAAGGTCGAACGCCCCAGCCTCGCGCGCTTCGTCGGGCGGCTCCGCTACCCGGGCCGCTGA
- a CDS encoding DMT family transporter, translating to MTEDSAANQPSRWAFAALLAGNMALSIGAMLVRLADTGPTASAFWRMTLAAPVLIVLAWRETGGRLPPRPAMLIAAAAGIFFAFDLAAWHIGILQTKVANATLFGNCASLLLVIWGIFLARTLPRGWQALAIGLAFAGSALLMGQSYELSPDYLVGDLLSLLAGVLYTGYVILMQRVRGTIGAWSALAIASLVCPPILLTTALALGEAVMPHNWTPLLLLALTSQIIGQGLMIWSLPRFSPLVIGLTLLVQPALAALAGWLMFGELLGPVDLLGGLLVGAALVLIRLPSRGERPI from the coding sequence GTGACCGAGGACAGCGCAGCGAATCAGCCGAGCCGCTGGGCCTTTGCCGCGCTGCTCGCGGGCAATATGGCGCTGTCGATCGGCGCGATGCTCGTGCGCCTCGCCGATACCGGGCCGACCGCCTCGGCCTTCTGGCGCATGACGCTCGCCGCGCCGGTGCTGATCGTCCTCGCCTGGCGCGAGACCGGCGGGCGGTTGCCGCCGCGCCCCGCCATGCTGATCGCCGCCGCCGCGGGCATCTTCTTCGCCTTCGACCTCGCCGCCTGGCACATCGGCATCCTCCAGACCAAGGTCGCCAATGCGACTTTGTTCGGCAATTGCGCCAGTCTGTTGCTCGTCATCTGGGGCATTTTCCTGGCGCGCACCCTGCCGCGCGGATGGCAGGCGCTGGCGATCGGCCTCGCCTTCGCGGGATCGGCGCTCTTGATGGGGCAAAGCTACGAACTGTCGCCCGACTATCTGGTCGGCGACCTGCTCAGCCTGCTCGCGGGGGTGCTCTACACCGGCTATGTGATCCTGATGCAGCGGGTGCGAGGGACGATCGGCGCCTGGTCGGCGCTCGCGATCGCGTCGCTCGTCTGCCCGCCGATCCTGCTGACCACCGCGCTGGCGCTCGGCGAGGCGGTGATGCCGCACAACTGGACCCCGCTGCTGCTGCTCGCGCTGACCAGCCAGATTATCGGCCAGGGGCTGATGATCTGGTCGCTGCCGCGCTTCAGCCCGCTCGTCATCGGACTCACCCTGCTCGTGCAGCCCGCGCTCGCCGCGCTCGCCGGCTGGCTGATGTTCGGCGAACTGCTCGGACCCGTCGACCTGCTCGGAGGCCTGCTGGTCGGCGCGGCGCTGGTGCTGATCCGGTTGCCGAGCCGCGGCGAACGGCCTATCTGA
- the ssb gene encoding single-stranded DNA-binding protein yields MAGSVNKVILIGNLGADPEIKSFQNGGKIANIRIATSENWKDRMTGERKERTEWHNVVINGDGLVGVVERYLKKGSKVYIEGSLRTRKWQDRDGNDKYTTEVVIAGIGGALTMLDGAPGGGGGSRGGGGGDWGGDSGGSSGGGWNQGGGGSSGGSGGGGFGGGSGGGGGGRPPFDDDLDDDVPF; encoded by the coding sequence ATGGCTGGCAGCGTCAACAAGGTTATTTTGATCGGCAATCTGGGCGCGGACCCGGAGATCAAGTCGTTCCAGAACGGCGGTAAGATCGCCAATATCCGCATCGCGACGTCGGAGAACTGGAAGGACCGGATGACCGGCGAGCGCAAGGAGCGCACCGAATGGCATAATGTCGTGATCAACGGCGACGGGCTGGTCGGGGTGGTCGAGCGCTACCTGAAAAAGGGCAGCAAGGTTTACATCGAAGGCTCCTTGCGCACCCGCAAGTGGCAGGACCGCGACGGCAACGACAAATATACGACCGAAGTCGTGATCGCGGGCATCGGCGGTGCGCTGACGATGCTCGACGGCGCGCCGGGCGGTGGCGGCGGTTCGCGTGGCGGTGGCGGCGGTGACTGGGGCGGCGATTCGGGCGGAAGCTCGGGCGGCGGCTGGAACCAAGGCGGCGGCGGTTCGTCGGGCGGCTCGGGCGGTGGCGGCTTCGGCGGCGGCTCGGGTGGCGGCGGCGGCGGACGCCCGCCGTTCGACGACGATCTGGACGACGACGTCCCCTTCTGA
- a CDS encoding SCO family protein, which produces MMNGLNMGQKAVRASLLLLAGVALAGCGGPAGPAADARPPLEGAKIGGPFTLTDQDGKTVRDTDFAGKYRLVYFGYSFCPDICPVDVQKLMRGLAAFEKSDAARGAKVQPIFITVDPARDTPAALKPFVARYHPRLLGLTGTPEQIAEVAKAFVVTYHKVDGSAPDRYLMAHSQLAFLMDPAGKPLVLLPLDDPSTDIDEGAPDKVAADLQKWVK; this is translated from the coding sequence ATGATGAATGGACTGAATATGGGCCAAAAGGCCGTTCGCGCAAGCCTGCTCCTGCTCGCCGGCGTCGCGCTCGCCGGTTGCGGCGGTCCCGCCGGGCCCGCGGCCGACGCCCGCCCGCCGCTCGAAGGCGCGAAGATCGGCGGGCCGTTCACGCTGACCGACCAGGACGGCAAGACCGTCCGCGACACCGACTTTGCCGGGAAATACCGTCTCGTCTATTTCGGCTACAGCTTCTGCCCCGACATCTGCCCGGTCGACGTCCAGAAACTGATGCGTGGGCTCGCCGCTTTCGAAAAGAGCGACGCGGCGCGCGGCGCGAAGGTGCAGCCGATCTTCATCACCGTCGATCCGGCGCGCGATACCCCCGCGGCGCTCAAACCCTTCGTTGCGCGCTATCACCCGCGGCTGCTCGGCCTCACCGGCACGCCCGAACAGATCGCCGAGGTCGCCAAGGCTTTTGTCGTCACCTATCACAAGGTCGATGGCTCGGCGCCCGACCGCTATCTGATGGCGCACAGCCAGCTCGCTTTCCTGATGGACCCCGCGGGCAAGCCGCTGGTGCTGCTGCCGCTCGACGATCCCTCGACCGACATCGACGAGGGCGCGCCCGACAAGGTCGCCGCCGACCTTCAGAAATGGGTGAAGTGA
- the feoB gene encoding ferrous iron transporter B, with protein sequence MTGAVPTIALVGNPNAGKSSLFNALTGARQKIANYPGVTVERKAGHASFADGRPMSLIDLPGTYSLIPASPDEAVTRDVILGRQDGERQPDALIVVLDAANLDNHLCFALELIALGLPTVVALNMLDLAERDGLTLDPARLSQELGVPVVPTVAVRKRGMAELLGAVDEALRTAKPAASIAQVPTPSDAALHSRARAIARAATLSETPVRRWTARVDAVVLHPVVGFLILLALMFVMFQAVYAWAGPPADALEAGVGVLQSWVVANIPENFLRDLVVEGLLAGVGAVVVFLPQILILFLFILLLEASGYMTRAAFLMDGLMAKVGLSGRGFIPLLSSFACAVPGIMATRAIPDEKDRLTTILIAPLMTCSARLPVYALIIAAFVPNRGVGGTGIGLQGLVLFGLYLAGIVGALVVAYALRRTVAKGNAAGFMMEMPRYQMPQWRDIALGLWQRAWIFLRRAGTIIALTTVILWLLLTFPKAPPGESQVEYSVAGRIASGLEVVVEPIGFNHDIALALIPAMAAREVAVSAMATANAIDADGDEDAMAETLGERLQGKWSLATALAFLAWFVFAPQCISTIAITRRETNGWKWPMFMVGYLFLLAYAAAGITYWTAVAFGLG encoded by the coding sequence ATGACCGGCGCCGTCCCTACCATCGCGCTCGTCGGCAATCCCAATGCCGGAAAATCGAGCCTGTTCAACGCGCTGACCGGCGCGCGGCAGAAGATCGCCAATTATCCGGGGGTCACCGTCGAGCGCAAGGCGGGGCACGCGAGCTTCGCCGACGGCCGTCCGATGTCGCTGATCGACCTGCCCGGCACCTACAGCCTGATCCCCGCAAGCCCCGACGAGGCGGTGACGCGCGACGTGATCCTTGGGCGTCAGGACGGCGAGCGCCAGCCCGACGCGCTGATCGTCGTGCTCGACGCCGCAAACCTCGACAATCATCTCTGCTTCGCGCTCGAACTGATCGCGCTCGGGCTGCCGACGGTGGTCGCGCTCAACATGCTCGACTTGGCGGAACGCGACGGGCTGACGCTCGACCCCGCGCGGCTGTCGCAGGAACTCGGCGTGCCCGTCGTGCCGACGGTGGCGGTGCGCAAGCGCGGCATGGCCGAGCTGCTCGGCGCGGTCGACGAGGCGCTGCGGACCGCCAAGCCCGCGGCATCGATCGCGCAGGTCCCGACCCCGAGCGACGCCGCGCTGCACAGCCGCGCGCGCGCCATCGCGCGCGCCGCGACCCTATCCGAAACCCCGGTGCGCCGCTGGACCGCGCGCGTCGACGCGGTGGTGCTGCACCCCGTCGTCGGTTTCCTGATCCTGCTCGCGCTGATGTTCGTCATGTTCCAGGCGGTCTATGCCTGGGCCGGACCGCCCGCCGACGCGCTCGAAGCCGGGGTCGGCGTGCTCCAGAGCTGGGTCGTCGCGAATATCCCCGAGAATTTCCTCCGCGATCTGGTCGTCGAGGGACTGCTCGCGGGCGTCGGCGCGGTTGTGGTCTTCCTGCCGCAGATCCTGATCCTCTTCCTCTTCATCCTGCTGCTCGAGGCGTCGGGTTACATGACGCGCGCCGCCTTCCTGATGGACGGGCTGATGGCCAAGGTCGGCTTGTCCGGGCGCGGCTTCATTCCCTTGCTGTCGAGCTTCGCCTGCGCAGTGCCCGGCATCATGGCGACGCGCGCGATTCCCGATGAAAAGGACCGGCTGACGACGATCCTGATCGCGCCGTTGATGACCTGCTCGGCGCGGCTGCCCGTCTATGCGCTGATCATCGCCGCCTTCGTCCCGAACCGCGGCGTCGGCGGCACAGGGATCGGGCTGCAGGGGCTGGTGCTGTTCGGCCTCTATCTGGCGGGCATCGTCGGCGCGCTCGTCGTCGCCTATGCGCTCCGCCGCACCGTCGCCAAGGGCAATGCCGCGGGCTTCATGATGGAAATGCCGCGTTACCAGATGCCGCAGTGGCGCGACATCGCGCTCGGGCTGTGGCAGCGCGCGTGGATCTTCCTGCGCCGCGCAGGCACGATCATCGCGCTCACCACCGTCATACTCTGGCTGCTGCTGACCTTCCCCAAGGCACCCCCGGGCGAAAGCCAGGTCGAGTATAGCGTCGCGGGCCGCATCGCGAGCGGGCTGGAGGTCGTCGTCGAGCCGATCGGTTTCAACCACGACATCGCGCTCGCGCTGATCCCTGCGATGGCGGCGCGCGAGGTCGCGGTCTCGGCGATGGCGACCGCGAACGCGATCGACGCCGATGGCGACGAGGATGCGATGGCCGAGACGCTGGGCGAACGGCTGCAGGGCAAGTGGAGCCTCGCCACCGCACTCGCCTTCCTCGCCTGGTTCGTCTTTGCGCCGCAGTGCATTTCGACGATCGCGATCACGCGCCGCGAGACCAATGGTTGGAAATGGCCGATGTTCATGGTTGGCTATTTGTTCCTGCTCGCCTATGCCGCAGCAGGTATCACTTACTGGACGGCGGTCGCCTTCGGACTCGGCTGA
- a CDS encoding FeoA family protein — MTALLDSAPLGVAVRIAGIDWSAMSEDEGRRLREFGLMEGVEITPLHRGSLFSRDPLALAVGRMRVIIRARQAAMISVEAPQSEPKPA; from the coding sequence ATGACTGCTTTGCTCGATAGCGCGCCGCTGGGCGTCGCGGTGCGGATCGCCGGGATCGACTGGTCCGCCATGTCCGAGGACGAAGGACGGCGCCTGCGCGAATTTGGATTGATGGAGGGGGTGGAGATCACCCCGTTGCACCGCGGCAGCCTCTTTTCGCGCGACCCGCTCGCGCTCGCGGTCGGGCGGATGCGCGTGATCATCCGCGCGCGGCAGGCGGCGATGATTTCGGTCGAGGCGCCGCAAAGCGAGCCCAAACCCGCATGA
- a CDS encoding ankyrin repeat domain-containing protein — protein MLRRTAFRLASLSLVASIAALALTPAAQAQFRGGYAFLQAVDDRDGTKATDALKDDPAIVNTRNPDTGETALILVTKRRDTTWVRFLLGKGGDPSIGDRQGMTPLMHAALLNTTDAAEELLGKKAPVDQTNRRGETALILAVQAKNSAMVRLLVRRGANPDKADHIAGMSARDYAKRDDRSGQLTAMLDAKADAPVRELGTTFGPK, from the coding sequence ATGCTCCGTCGCACCGCCTTTCGCCTCGCCTCGCTGTCGCTGGTCGCCAGCATCGCCGCGCTCGCGCTCACCCCGGCCGCGCAGGCGCAGTTCCGCGGCGGTTACGCTTTCCTGCAGGCGGTCGACGACCGCGACGGGACCAAGGCGACCGACGCGCTGAAGGATGATCCGGCGATCGTGAACACGCGCAACCCCGACACCGGCGAGACCGCGCTGATCCTGGTCACCAAGCGCCGCGATACGACGTGGGTGCGCTTCCTGCTCGGCAAAGGCGGCGATCCGTCGATCGGCGACCGCCAGGGCATGACCCCGTTGATGCACGCCGCGCTGCTCAACACCACCGACGCCGCCGAGGAGCTGCTGGGCAAGAAGGCGCCGGTCGACCAGACGAACCGCCGAGGCGAGACCGCGCTCATCCTGGCGGTGCAGGCCAAGAACAGCGCGATGGTGCGCCTGCTCGTCCGCCGCGGCGCCAACCCCGACAAGGCCGACCATATCGCGGGCATGTCGGCGCGCGACTACGCCAAGCGCGACGACCGCAGCGGACAATTGACCGCGATGCTCGACGCCAAGGCCGACGCACCCGTGCGCGAGCTGGGGACGACTTTCGGCCCCAAATAG